A region from the Benincasa hispida cultivar B227 chromosome 12, ASM972705v1, whole genome shotgun sequence genome encodes:
- the LOC120067015 gene encoding probable protein arginine N-methyltransferase 6 — translation MYPNSGHINGFHDGGSSSEKRPGTVQKGRPRRGRGSRSSSGGGMRVSEDKPPTQVEGPPCTDFDMAYFQSYSHVGIHEEMIKDSVRTETYRAAIMQHQSSIAGKVVMDVGCGTGILSIFCAQAGARRVYAVDASDIAVQATDVVKANNLSETIIVLHSRVEDVQIDEGVDVIISEWMGYMLLYESMLGSIIYARDRWLKPGGLILPSNATLYMAPVTHSDRYSASIDFWRSVYGIDMSAMLPLAKQCAFEEPSIETISGENVLTWPEVVKHVDCYTVSISELESVTKSYKFKSMMRAPLHGFAFWFDVEFYGPATAMHGLIPSNSDDNQVNDGSQRKKRANPNEALVLSTAPEDPPTHWQQTIVYFYDPLEVEQDQLIEGSVTLSQSRENRRFMNIRLEYVSGGRSFVKESVMR, via the exons ATGTATCCCAACTCCGGCCACATTAACGGCTTCCACGACGGCGGCTCCTCCTCCGAGAAGCGGCCTGGAACCGTTCAGAAGGGTCGGCCCCGCCGGGGAAGAGGTAGCCGGTCATCCAGTGGCGGCGGAATGAGGGTTTCTGAAGACAAGCCGCCGACGCAAGTGGAGGGACCTCCTTGTACTGACTTCGACATGGCCTACTTCCAATCCTACTCCCACGTTGGTATTCACGAAGAAATGATCAAG GATAGCGTACGGACGGAAACTTATAGGGCGGCAATTATGCAACATCAGAGTTCTATTGCTGGCAAA GTTGTAATGGATGTTGGCTGTGGCACTGGAATTCTCTCCATATTTTGTGCTCAGGCTGGTGCAAGGCGG GTTTATGCAGTTGATGCAAGTGACATAGCAGTGCAG GCCACAGATGTTGTTAAGGCTAACAATCTATCGGAGACAATCATTGTATTGCATAGTAGAGTTGAG GATGTTCAAATTGATGAGGGTGTGGATGTTATAATTTCTGAGTGGATGGGATATATGCTTTTATACGAG AGCATGCTTGGGAGTATAATTTACGCTAGAGATCGGTGGTTAAAACCTGGGGGCCTTATACTACCATCAAATGCAACA TTGTACATGGCACCTGTTACTCATAGTGATAGATACAGTGCGAGCATTGATTTTTGGCGCAGTGTATATGGAATTGATA TGTCAGCAATGTTGCCATTAGCAAAACAGTGCGCATTTGAAGAGCCATCAATTGAGACAATATCAGGAGAGAATGTTTTGACATGGCCGGAAGTG GTAAAGCATGTAGACTGCTACACAGTTTCAATTAGCGAACTTGAGTCTGTCACAAAAAGTTACAAGTTTAAGTCAATGATGCGAG CTCCCTTGCATGGTTTTGCATTCTGGTTTGATGTGGAGTTTTATGGGCCTGCTACCGCCATGCATGGTCTAATTCCATCAAATTCTGATGATAATCAAGTGAATGATGGTAGCCAGAGGAAGAAACGTGCAAATCCTAATGAAGCACTAGTACTGTCCACTGCACCTGAGGACCCTCCAACTCATTGGCAACAG ACCATTGTCTACTTCTATGACCCATTAGAGGTTGAACAAGACCAATTAATTGAAGGCTCTGTTACTCTATCACAAAGCAGAGAAAACCGTCGGTTCATGAATATTCGCCTTGAATATGT TTCAGGTGGGCGGTCCTTTGTAAAAGAGTCGGTGATGAGGTGA